The sequence ATCGCGATCAGAGGGACTGAGCGGATCAGAATAACCCAGTTGAGTCAATTCATCAATTACGTCGTCGAGCCACTGCTCAAAGGTTTGCGATTCGATGGGTTTACTATACTCGGACATAAGGAATAGATAGGTAAACAGACAAATTTATGGACCACATTCATACAAAGGTATAATCTCCTGGTAATAAACAAATTAACGTTTTATCTTCTCTATAGCTACCAAAGCTGCCAAGCCGAATACTTGTACGAATAACAATTTTACCGCTTGTGTTTAAGATTCAGTTTATACCTTCTTATGGAGGTGAGCCGTGCCACGGTTTAGAACCGTGGCACGGCTCACCTCCATAAGAAGATCCTATTCCTATCGATAGAGTCAACTTTCCCCTCCTGCCAACTAATTTTTTTAGTAGTAACTAACAATTTGTGGACTTATTGAACAAATTTAGATTTAACCGTTCATTTGCGACCTGAGTATTGTAAGTAAGTCTGTCAAGCTGGAAGTTTATTTTGCAAATAATTGACAATCAACCCTTACAAACTCATTTCTTCATCAACAACTAAAAACATCTAAGTTAGTTAACTTGCAGCTACCCGTACATCATTAGTGAGCTTGGGTAGCTGCAACATCGGCCAAACAGATTGGACATGGCAAAGCTAAAGTAGCCGGGAATGTGACAATCGAGACCTGGTTAGGTTAAAACGTTCCGGTGGTTCTCGCTCTGGTGCCATTTGCCAATCGCTTCTCTTCTAAAAATCAGCAGACTATGAACCGCTTCATATAGCTCCGAAAACACTGGAATACGACTCACCCAAATTGAGGTAAATTCCGACATGGTCGCTACAACTACTGGACAGGGTTCTTTTCTCAATCACTATACCCTTACTAATTTATTTTTCATGAAGCCGTTTCCTCTTTATCTGATCACCCTATTTATTTCATTTAGCACCCTGGTTCGCGCTCAGCCAAAAGGACAATGGACTTATTTGTTTGATGGCAAATCAGTTGAACCCTTAAGAGGTTACAGGATGAGCTCGTTTCCGACCGAATCCTGGAAAATAGAAGACGGAGCCCTGGTAGCTCAGACAGGTGTGCCTAACATAGATCTGGTGACGAAACAACCCTACAAAAATTTTGAACTTACCCTCGACTGGAAAGTATCGGTAGCAGGCAATAGCGGTATATTTTATTACATGAATGAAGAAGCCGATAAGCAGGTTGGCAATGGAAACAGCTCGAATTGGCTCGATAATTTCGAAATGCAGATACTGGACGATATCAACTTTAACGATAAAGCGCCAATACGGTCGGCGGGGTCGCTTTATGACCTGATCGAACCTACGCACAAACAGTTGAAACCCGTAGGCGAATACAATCAGGCTCGGTTAATTGTCAACAACAATCACGTAGAGCATTGGCTGAACGGCATTAAGGTAGTTGACTATCAGATTGGATCGCCCGAACTGCTTGACTTGATCAGTAAAAGTAAGTTCAAGAACAATCCCAAATTTGCCAAATCGACAAACGGGCTTATCATGATTCAGCACCACGGGCAAAAGGTGTGGCTGAGAAACATTAAAGTCAGGTCGTTATAGGCGAAAGTCCTTTAATTGATCACGCTTAATACTTCAGCCTTTACTAGCTTCCGTTTCAGCATAACTCTACTGCCGAAGTAGGTAAAAACTGCGTATCAATGCCTTTTCCAAAGGTATAAAACTCTGCTCCTTCCGAAAATCTCACGCAGGTCTGGAGCATGAATGTCGGCTCTCCGTTCAGAAAAACACGTCTGATTTATTCTTTCTACCTCTTGGATTCGAAAACATAAATCATTTCTAATCAATCATTTAGATAAACGATTTTGATGAAAACCCTAAACCTGATTTTACTGGCATGTGTTGCCAGCTTATCACTACTAACCATCACTCCACTTCTGGCGCAAAAACAGAACCTTGGCCTGTTTGACGGCCATGGTGATATTGGCGACGTTCTGAAACCGGGGTCCGCCGTCTATAATACCCAGAATCACACCTATGAACTGTCAGGCTCAGGCTACAATGTCTGGTTCGACCACGATGAGTTCCATTTTATGTGGAAACGTTTAAAGGGCGACTTTATCCTGTATACTAGAGCCTCGCTTCTGGGTAAAGGCGTAGACCCCCACCGCAAAGTTGGCTGGATGGTTCGTAGTAGTCTGGACGGGAAATCGGCCCACATCAACGCCGTTGAACATGGCGATGGCCTTACATCGCTGCAATTCCGCCGGACCAGTGGAGCCAATACCGAAGAAGTTCGCTCTAAATTAACGGGCGCCGACGTGATTCAACTGGAACGGAAAGGGAATACCTATACAATGCGGGTAGCTAAGTTTGGCGAACCTTTTGTAACAGAACAGGTAAGCGACCTGAATCTTGGCGATGAAGTTTATGTCGGATTATTTATTGGGTCGCACAACAAAGATGTACTTGAACGGGGCGTCTTCCGCGACGTACGCATTAGTGTTCCTGCGCACGATGGGCTGATTCCCTACCGCGACTATCTGGCCAGTAATCTGGAGATTCTGGATGTAACAACTGGTAATCGGCAGGTGATTTTCAATGCCCCCAAATCGATTCAGGCTCCTAACTGGACGCCTGATGGAAAAACGTTACTTTACAATGGCGATGGTCAGATGTATACCTTCGATTTAGCGAAACGGCAGTCTATGCCATTAAATACGGGGGAGGTAAAAAATAACAACAATGATCACGTGCTGTCTTTTGATGGCAAGATGCTGGGACTCAGTAGTGGCGTAAAAGAGTTGGGAGGTTCAATCATTTACACCGTTCCCGTAACGGGTGGTTCTCCCAGACAGATTACGCCAAAAGGTCCTTCGTATCTTCACGGCTGGTCGCCGGATAAGAAGAGTTTAGTCTTTACCGGATCGCGCAATAACGAATATGACATTTATCGGGTACCGGCTGCCGGTGGTGATGAAGTTCGACTAACCGATGCCAAAGGTCTTGATGATGGTCCGGAGTATACACCCGATGGTAAGTATATCTATTTCAACTCAAGCCGTACCGGCACCATGCAGATCTGGCGCATGAAAGCCGATGGCAGCCAGCAGGAGGCAATTACCAATGGGGAGTTTCACGATTGGTTTCCGCACATATCGCCCGATGGCAAATGGATTCTGTTTCTTTCTTTTTTGAAGGAAGAAGTGAAACCCGATGATCACCCGTTCTATAAACACGTTTACCTGCGTATACTGCCCATTTCGGGCGAAGGGCAACCCAAAGTAATTGCCTACATCTACGGGGGTCAGGGAACAATAAACACACCCTCCTGGTCGCCCGATAGCAAACGAGTCGCTTTTATTAGTAACACCGCAGTGAGTAGTATCAGTCCGGTTGAAAAATAGCCCTGAGCTTTCGTATACTCTTAAAAGGGTAGATTAATCTGCTCTTTGATCAATCTTTTCCCAGAACCTGAAAAAAGCCTGATCAAGTGATCAGGCTTTTTTCATTCGCTTATCTTTTCGTCTTAAGTGAACGATACAATGGCGACACTCCCCGATTGATCAATCGTTTCACCCTGTCGAACGGTCGATTTCATACCATCGCCCTTTATTGTTTATCAACCAGGCATATAATGTTAACTATTAACCAGACTTATTCGATTTCATAGAGAGCAAAAACAGGCCACTGATCAACCTGGCGAAAATAACCCCGTTGCAGGGTGGATGCTTCGGCGAATGCGTCAAGAAATACAAATCGATTCCCTTTGCTGTCGATCAAACCATATACGGCAAGATATTCGGGTGCACCCAACGGAAACGTGTCCAACGTAAATACCCTGGAACGCTGATAAAATTGCTGGATCGGCTCCGTATATGAACCGCAGTAAATTAGTTTAAGGGAGACGACCTGACTGCCAGGAAGCCGTTGCTGGCAATACGCGAGTCGCTCGTCAAGAATCGCTTTACCTAACAGGGAATCCATATCAACAGGAGCCATTCGTCCTCTTTTATCCACCTTTCGACCCAGCTGCGTTTCAATGCGCTCAGACAGCAAGAATGAGCAAACCAGCCAAAAGCTAATCCCGCCCATGCTCACCGAGATGATAAAGCTATGCGTTACAGTTTGGGCTATACCAGTTAAATAGGTGGATAGAATAGCAGCCAGTGTGATGGCCAATCCCCTGGCTATCTGAACGGCAAAGACCTTCCCCAGCGAGGGGCCTTGTTGACCTTCCATGGAAAGGTTATTCGTAGAGCTATCACTCAGCAGCAATTCGCTCATAGTCAGTATATAGTTGGTTTACATAAAACTTCTTTGGCGTTCATGACAAGATCTAATCAGTCGATGATTATTCCTCCAGTTCAGGACTAGGGTTCGCTTTTCAATTGGTTGAAATTACTTAATGAGCATCAGGATTGGGCATTATTAGGAGATCAGCTTATATAACGGTATCTAATTCCACTAATGCCTTCCCTGAATTGATTAAGCGTATTCATCGATGTCAGGTAATTTTCGGCGAAACTACCCATACCATAAGGGCATTTCGCTCAGAGTTTGTATGATCGACAATCGCCACCTACCAGGAATCAATGTCCGAACCTGTTGAAAATGAAGAGGTCTGACTACGTTCAGACAAACAGATTGTATGAGCTTTTGCAGGGGAGCAAGCTTGTGTGATTTCCATCGATCAATAAGGCCTATTTTGTGTCGATTCATGAATACCGTAGTGTTTCTATAGGGATAAATAGGTTGATAAATTTTATACAATAATCGGGCCGCACTAATCAGAAGTTAAAAATAAAAACGCCGTATCGCACTAGACACGGCGTTAGTTGACTACTATCCAAATAAAGTTGTTAATACAGTAAAGGAAAGCAATAATAATGCCTTTAGTTAGTAGGTTCAGGCTAAACTTCACCGCCCTTTCACCTTTTTTTATAGTACTATATGATTGGCTATTGTTTGGTCAGCTCGCAATGGAATTGCTAACCTATTTAAACAATAAGTGAGCTAACCGACCAGGATTCTCTATGCGGCTCAGTAAATTAAACCCGGTAAAAGTTAGCAGGCTTTTAAATTCGTCTATGTATTGCCTGAATGGCCAAACTATTCTGACTACGTTTTATATCAACTGGCTTTGCAATGCGCAGGCAATTGATGTTGTCCCGTAGCTCACTGCCCTGCTTTTCTGTCAAAGGTCGCTCAAACGTACCCAGTTTGTAGTGTTGGATCGAATGTTGGGCCAGGAGACTCATTTGCTCCTCGGTTACTTCCACCTGAGTTGTGGCTACCAACTCCGACGATCGTCGGAGCACATGCTGATGTTGAGTCTGTACCCTAAGCGGTTGAAATGGCCACTCGATTTGTTGCCCATTTGTCAATAAAACAACCGCCTTCAGTTGCTCCGACGCCAGACTTCCGGGCGCAGTAAGGATTAAAAAGTAGCGTTCTGGCCCACCCGTAATTACTTTACAGGCACTCACTGATTGATTCATTGGGGAACAGATCGTAATGTAGGATGAATTGGCATCCATTCTTTTGCGTAAAGCTTTACACTGACTGTAACTTATCTCAGAAACCAGGCAAACAAGTACTAGCACATACAGGTATTGTTTCATGAGTTTATCTATTTTAGTTAATAATGGTTCTCTTTTGCCTGTGAGTACAAAAATGGGGTTCGTAATAGGGTAAATTTTAAGACTTAACTAATGTTTCTGTACTCAGATACGACCTTTCATTGATGTGATCACCGAAGACTACGGCGTGCTTCTATAGAAATATATAGATGAAAAGGTTTTATACAATAATCGGGCCGTAATGGTGTGGAATATACTCAAAATAAAGCCCTCAATCAAATACCCAGCAACATCATTTTCGCCAGCATTGATCGCCCCTTCACACTTTTGTTTTCCGAATAGGGATACTTATCCTTCTAATGACGAAAACCAGGCATGCCAGCAATCGGTGTAGCTATCCCCTTGCCTCTTGGTTTCTAACTCATTACATCTGCTCGACATGAATCAGATATAGGTCCCATTGCAATAGATTTTTGAAAAGAGAATGTGGCTTCCAGTTATTGCTGGCTAAAAACAGGCCATACTCATAGGTAGTATGGCCTGTTGGAATCACGTCTAAATCGTTATTTAATTGCAGCCGTAAACTTCAGAACTACCCTATTCGACCAGATTCGTCTTAAAAAGTAAGGATATGGCCCGATCCAGAAGAAATTTGCATTTACCAATCGCGAAGAAGTTTGAATCTGGCAGCAGCTTTAGAGCCCAGTTGCCTGCGATACCATTTATAAGGCAAGATTTAAGTTTGCTATGTTTGTAATATCTAAGACAATATTTGTGGTTATCGACTAAAATTATATAAATTATTTTGGGCATCAATGCCAAAGAGCAGCAGTTTGTTCAATAGCCAGTCTCGAGCTAATGTCTTCTAACCATAAGCATAGGCAGTTTGGCCATAGCGGTCAAATCAAACTGCTGAGATGCTTTCAATAGAATATGTTCCTGAATTTCATTTGCCTGTTCACGATCATGATCGAACAGCATATTCGAATCAGTACAGTTAGGACATAGGAGTACCGTTTTGTAACTAGTTTCATATTTGTCCAGCCCGTTTTTACACTGGGGGCAGTAGGCTTTAAGATGGCTGATCGTCCATACTTGCGTAGTTGAGTCCCATTTCCATTTCCACTTCCAAATCCAATAGAAAAAAGTATCCTGCGTATACGTAATGGGTGACCCAAATTGTAGTGGGAAGCGGATACTTTTTACCTGATGTACGGAAACAGGAATTTTCAACAGGAGATTTTGCAGCCACAATCGAAAACCATGACTAATTTTATAAGAAGCCATAAAAAGCAAGTTACAAGCTACGAATTACTGGGTAAATATACTCATTATCCTTAATTTTTTCGATTAATTTATATTAGTAACATAACATATTTACTGGACGGCTTGCTTTTTCGTACTTCATTCAGCTGTTTGTTAATGTAACACCTTTTATGATCATTTATAATGTATCTTCCTGGAAAAGTTGACGGCTGGTCAGTCGGTGAGATACTCAATAAAAATGGTCATTTCATTTGAGTCCTCAAATGAAATGACCATTTTCTGCCTTTATGTACTACGCTAATCAAGAATGTTAAATGCTTGTAACAGAGCAACTTCACAAACCCGTCTGTTAGGGACTCGCTAGTCATTTACAACGACAGCGGCCAACCGTCTGCGTTTCAGTGAATTTTGTCTTTTGCTTCAGCGATAATTTGTTGTTTTAAAGTACTGAAAAATCGCCCGAACTCTCTGCTTTAGAGCGGTCCGGTTTTTTGGGAGAAGTCAATCCTATTCTTTTCCCAAAAAGAAAAGCCCAAACCAGTAGAAAGGGGCTTGT comes from Spirosoma aureum and encodes:
- a CDS encoding 3-keto-disaccharide hydrolase is translated as MKPFPLYLITLFISFSTLVRAQPKGQWTYLFDGKSVEPLRGYRMSSFPTESWKIEDGALVAQTGVPNIDLVTKQPYKNFELTLDWKVSVAGNSGIFYYMNEEADKQVGNGNSSNWLDNFEMQILDDINFNDKAPIRSAGSLYDLIEPTHKQLKPVGEYNQARLIVNNNHVEHWLNGIKVVDYQIGSPELLDLISKSKFKNNPKFAKSTNGLIMIQHHGQKVWLRNIKVRSL
- a CDS encoding TolB family protein encodes the protein MKTLNLILLACVASLSLLTITPLLAQKQNLGLFDGHGDIGDVLKPGSAVYNTQNHTYELSGSGYNVWFDHDEFHFMWKRLKGDFILYTRASLLGKGVDPHRKVGWMVRSSLDGKSAHINAVEHGDGLTSLQFRRTSGANTEEVRSKLTGADVIQLERKGNTYTMRVAKFGEPFVTEQVSDLNLGDEVYVGLFIGSHNKDVLERGVFRDVRISVPAHDGLIPYRDYLASNLEILDVTTGNRQVIFNAPKSIQAPNWTPDGKTLLYNGDGQMYTFDLAKRQSMPLNTGEVKNNNNDHVLSFDGKMLGLSSGVKELGGSIIYTVPVTGGSPRQITPKGPSYLHGWSPDKKSLVFTGSRNNEYDIYRVPAAGGDEVRLTDAKGLDDGPEYTPDGKYIYFNSSRTGTMQIWRMKADGSQQEAITNGEFHDWFPHISPDGKWILFLSFLKEEVKPDDHPFYKHVYLRILPISGEGQPKVIAYIYGGQGTINTPSWSPDSKRVAFISNTAVSSISPVEK